A region of Argentina anserina chromosome 5, drPotAnse1.1, whole genome shotgun sequence DNA encodes the following proteins:
- the LOC126796383 gene encoding probable phospholipid hydroperoxide glutathione peroxidase, whose translation MLSSSSRFLFRRNLTVAASLLLPKNIPSKNTLLRPSCIPSIKAVSSAPVSSFRSHRTMASQSDKKTVHDFTVKDARGNDVDLSTYKGKVLLIVNVASQCGLTNSNYTELAQLYEKYKTQGLEILAFPCNQFGAQEPGSNDEIVEFACTRFKAEYPIFDKVDVNGDKATPLYKFLKSSKGALFGDSIKWNFSKFLVDKDGNVVDRYAPTTSPLSIEKDVKKLLGVA comes from the exons atgctctcttcttcttctcgttTTCTCTTCCGTAGAAATCTCACCGTCGCCGCTTCTCTTCTTTTGCCCAAGAATATTCCTTCCAAGAATACCCTTTTGCGTCCTTCGTGTATTCCCTCGATCAAGGCAGTCTCTTCCGCCCCAGTTTCGTCTTTTCGATCCCATCGCACAATGGCCAGCCAATCCGACAAGAAAACCGTCCACGACTTCACTGTCAAG GATGCCAGGGGCAACGATGTTGATCTCAGCACCTACAAAGGAAAGGTCCTTCTCATTGTCAATGTTGCATCACAATG TGGCTTGACCAATTCTAACTACACAGAGCTGGCTCAGTTGTATGAGAAATACAAAACTCAAG GTTTGGAGATTTTGGCATTCCCGTGCAATCAGTTTGGAGCTCAGGAGCCGGGGTCTAATGACGAGATTGTAGAGTTTGCGTGCACTCGCTTTAAGGCCGAGTATCCCATCTTTGACAAG GTGGATGTGAATGGTGACAAAGCCACTCCATTATACAAGTTCTTGAAATCGAGCAAAGGCGCACTCTTTGGTGACAGCATCAAGTGGAACTTCTCCAAATTCCTGGTTGATAAGGATGGGAATGTTGTCGACCGTTATGCCCCAACAACTTCTCCTCTTAGCATTGAG AAGGATGTGAAAAAACTGTTGGGGGTTGCTTGA